Proteins from one Mus pahari chromosome 10, PAHARI_EIJ_v1.1, whole genome shotgun sequence genomic window:
- the Ccpg1 gene encoding cell cycle progression protein 1 isoform X6, whose amino-acid sequence MSESSSDSDSSCGWTVINHEGSDIEIVNSATANDNCGLTLECSSVEQEELTVLYVGHGGGESTANNTLSVGETMLSSMRETKSAVEVGEAISPEDNVYFGTTSDDSDIVTLDPPKLEEMGIQEVTIQEAPSSDDLNMGSSSSSQYAFCQPEPERWWEKLWKIPGCLRGWDDQLRLRVPSQLALQGGVTDAELGGFSASGAGLVTFLLKFFSSQPSDEESSSDDTSHEPSPAPRRRRNRKKTISISESEEPPLAEPEDEPSKESSKHHFSGGLNKCVILALVVAVSMGFGHFYGTIQIQKRQQLVRKTHEDELNGVKDYLSQCKQEQESFLDFKSLKENLERCWTVTESEKITFEMQKKNLAAENQYLRISLEKEEKALSSLQEELRQLKEQVRLLEDKGTSTQLVRENQVLKQYLEVEKQKTNSFLSERETLLEEARMLKRDLEREQLTVMALRAELEQFVPRQAQSHAESPSVQTEEKEVGLLQQRLAELEQKLSFEQQRSDLWERLYVEAKDQHGKQETDGRKRGSRGSHRAKSKSKETFLGTVKETFDAMKNSTKEFVRHHKEKIKQAKEAVKENLKKFSDSVKSTFRNFKDTTRNIFNEKGSKRFRASKEAATEKPRTAYSYSSYSQQEAPNLNQNCRRPSAQRDGGRNKPSHSEEIRKNANSYTYKAKSDCRGTHSTRRVCSGMFECAEQESISPVNKASPVRMNDFKQLIHWYLLNELDTFHHWKELDQFISPFFPNGVFRHDQKLFADFVDDVKGYLKSIKEYQVEDDNLEKLDGCIYRHFGHVFALPFGPRSVYIKPCYYNSF is encoded by the exons ATGTCTGAAAGTTCCAGCGACAGTGACTCATCTTGTGGCTGGACTGTCATCAATCATGAG GGTTCTGATATAGAGATCGTGAATTCTGCTACAGCCAATGACAACTGTGGACTGACTCTAGAATGTTCCTCAGTAGAACAGGAGGAGCTGACCGTTCTTTATGTGGGGCATGGAGGTGGAG AAAGCACCGCAAACAACACATTGTCAGTGGGAGAAACCATGTTGTCATCAATGAGAGAAACCAAGTCAGCAGTTGAG GTGGGGGAAGCAATTTCCCCTGAAGACAATGTCTACTTCGGAACTACTAGTGATGATTCGGATATTGTTACACTTGACCCACCTAAGCTGGAAGAAATGGGGATCCAGGAAGTTACAATTCAAGAAGCGCCCAGCTCAGATGACCTTAATATGGGCTCTTCATCCAGCAGCCAGTATGCCTTCTGCCAGCCAGAACCCG AAAGGTGGTGGGAGAAGCTGTGGAAGATTCCTGGATGCTTAAGGGGATGGGATGATCAGCTGAGACTACGTGTtcctagccagcttgctctccaAGGTGGTGTGACCGACGCTGAGCTGGGCGGCTTCTCGGCTTCTGGAGCTGGGCTAGTCACTTTCCTATTGAAAT tCTTTTCATCTCAGCCTAGTGATGAGGAATCCAGTAGCGATGACACCAGCCACGAGCCCAGCCCCGCTCCTAGACGCCGCCGCAACAGGAAGAAGACCATTTCTATCTCAGAGTCTGAGGAGCCTCCACTCGCTGAGCCAGAAGATGAGCCCTCCAAGGAGTCAAGTAAACACCACTTTAGTGGTGGTCTCAACAAGTGTGTTATCCTGGCCTTGGTGGTTGCTGTCAGCATGGGATTTGGACATTTCTATG GCACAATCCAGATTCAGAAGCGTCAGCAGTTAGTCAGAAAGACCCACGAAGATGAGCTGAATGGTGTAAAGGATTATCTCTCACAGTGCAAGCAGGAACAAGAGTCTTTTCTAGATTTCAAG tcGTTGAAAGAAAACCTTGAGAGGTGCTGGACCGTTACTGAATCAGAGAAGATCACCTTTGAAATGCAGAAGAAGAACCTTGCTGCAGAAAACCAGTATTTACGAATATctctggagaaggaagaaaaggcccTGTCTTCGTTACAGGAAGAGCTACGGCAGCTAAAGGAGCAGGTTAGATTGCTGGAGGATAAAGGCACAAGCACCCAGTTAGTTAGGGAGAACCAGGTTCTTAAGCAGTACTTAGAagtggaaaaacagaaaacaaatagctTCCTTAGTGAAAGGGAGACACTCTTGGAGGAAGCAAGGATGCTGAAAAGGGACCTGGAGAGAGAACAGCTCACAGTCATGGCTCTGCGGGCAGAACTTGAGCAGTTCGTCCCTCGCCAGGCACAGAGCCATGCAGAGTCTCCTAGTGTGCAGACTGAAGAGAAGGAAGTCGGGCTGTTACAGCAGAGGCTTGCTGAGCTGGAGCAGAAGCTCAGCTTTGAGCAGCAGCGCTCTGATTTGTGGGAGAGACTGTACGTTGAGGCGAAGGATCAACATGGAAAGCAGGAGAcagatgggaggaagagaggaagcagaggaagccaCAGGGCGAAGAGCAAGTCGAAGGAGACATTTCTGGGGACAGTTAAGGAAACATTTGATGCTATGAAGAATTCTACCAAGGAGTTTGTGAGACATCATAAAGAAAAAATCAAGCAGGCGAAAGAAGCTGTGAAGGAAAATCTGAAAAAATTCTCAGATTCGGTCAAATCCACTTTTCGCAATTTCAAAGATACTACCAGGAATATCTTTAATGAAAAGGGCAGCAAGAGATTCAGGGCTTCAAAAGAAGCAGCAACTGAAAAACCAAGAACAGCTTATAGTTATTCCTCATACTCACAGCAGGAGGCACCAAACCTAAACCAGAATTGCAGGCGCCCTTCTGCacagagggatgggggaagaaaCAAGCCCAGTCACTctgaagaaattagaaagaatGCAAATTCGTATACATACAAGGCCAAGTCTGACTGCAGAGGCACCCATTCCACCAGAAGGGTTTGTTCAGGTATGTTTGAATGTGCTGAACAGGAATCCATTAGCCCTGTTAATAAGGCAAGTCCTGTTAGGATGAATGACTTTAAACAGCTGATTCACTGGTACTTACTGAATGAACTGGATACTTTTCACCACTGGAAAGAACTGGATCAGTTCATCAGTCCGTTTTTTCCGAATGGTGTCTTTAGACATGACCAGAAGCTCTTCGCCGACTTTGTTGATGATGTGAAAGGTTACCTTAAGAGCATAAAGGAGTATCAAGTAGAGGATGACAATTTGGAGAAGTTGGATGGATGTATATATAGACACTTTGGGCATGTTTTCGCCCTTCCATTCGGACCCAGGTCGGTTTACATAAAACCATGTTACTATAATAGCTTCTAA
- the Ccpg1 gene encoding cell cycle progression protein 1 isoform X11 codes for MSTSELLVMIRILLHLTHLSWKKWGSRKLQFKKRPAQMTLIWALHPAASMPSASQNPPSDEESSSDDTSHEPSPAPRRRRNRKKTISISESEEPPLAEPEDEPSKESSKHHFSGGLNKCVILALVVAVSMGFGHFYGTIQIQKRQQLVRKTHEDELNGVKDYLSQCKQEQESFLDFKSLKENLERCWTVTESEKITFEMQKKNLAAENQYLRISLEKEEKALSSLQEELRQLKEQVRLLEDKGTSTQLVRENQVLKQYLEVEKQKTNSFLSERETLLEEARMLKRDLEREQLTVMALRAELEQFVPRQAQSHAESPSVQTEEKEVGLLQQRLAELEQKLSFEQQRSDLWERLYVEAKDQHGKQETDGRKRGSRGSHRAKSKSKETFLGTVKETFDAMKNSTKEFVRHHKEKIKQAKEAVKENLKKFSDSVKSTFRNFKDTTRNIFNEKGSKRFRASKEAATEKPRTAYSYSSYSQQEAPNLNQNCRRPSAQRDGGRNKPSHSEEIRKNANSYTYKAKSDCRGTHSTRRVCSGMFECAEQESISPVNKASPVRMNDFKQLIHWYLLNELDTFHHWKELDQFISPFFPNGVFRHDQKLFADFVDDVKGYLKSIKEYQVEDDNLEKLDGCIYRHFGHVFALPFGPRSVYIKPCYYNSF; via the exons ATGTCTACTTCGGAACTACTAGTGATGATTCGGATATTGTTACACTTGACCCACCTAAGCTGGAAGAAATGGGGATCCAGGAAGTTACAATTCAAGAAGCGCCCAGCTCAGATGACCTTAATATGGGCTCTTCATCCAGCAGCCAGTATGCCTTCTGCCAGCCAGAACCCG CCTAGTGATGAGGAATCCAGTAGCGATGACACCAGCCACGAGCCCAGCCCCGCTCCTAGACGCCGCCGCAACAGGAAGAAGACCATTTCTATCTCAGAGTCTGAGGAGCCTCCACTCGCTGAGCCAGAAGATGAGCCCTCCAAGGAGTCAAGTAAACACCACTTTAGTGGTGGTCTCAACAAGTGTGTTATCCTGGCCTTGGTGGTTGCTGTCAGCATGGGATTTGGACATTTCTATG GCACAATCCAGATTCAGAAGCGTCAGCAGTTAGTCAGAAAGACCCACGAAGATGAGCTGAATGGTGTAAAGGATTATCTCTCACAGTGCAAGCAGGAACAAGAGTCTTTTCTAGATTTCAAG tcGTTGAAAGAAAACCTTGAGAGGTGCTGGACCGTTACTGAATCAGAGAAGATCACCTTTGAAATGCAGAAGAAGAACCTTGCTGCAGAAAACCAGTATTTACGAATATctctggagaaggaagaaaaggcccTGTCTTCGTTACAGGAAGAGCTACGGCAGCTAAAGGAGCAGGTTAGATTGCTGGAGGATAAAGGCACAAGCACCCAGTTAGTTAGGGAGAACCAGGTTCTTAAGCAGTACTTAGAagtggaaaaacagaaaacaaatagctTCCTTAGTGAAAGGGAGACACTCTTGGAGGAAGCAAGGATGCTGAAAAGGGACCTGGAGAGAGAACAGCTCACAGTCATGGCTCTGCGGGCAGAACTTGAGCAGTTCGTCCCTCGCCAGGCACAGAGCCATGCAGAGTCTCCTAGTGTGCAGACTGAAGAGAAGGAAGTCGGGCTGTTACAGCAGAGGCTTGCTGAGCTGGAGCAGAAGCTCAGCTTTGAGCAGCAGCGCTCTGATTTGTGGGAGAGACTGTACGTTGAGGCGAAGGATCAACATGGAAAGCAGGAGAcagatgggaggaagagaggaagcagaggaagccaCAGGGCGAAGAGCAAGTCGAAGGAGACATTTCTGGGGACAGTTAAGGAAACATTTGATGCTATGAAGAATTCTACCAAGGAGTTTGTGAGACATCATAAAGAAAAAATCAAGCAGGCGAAAGAAGCTGTGAAGGAAAATCTGAAAAAATTCTCAGATTCGGTCAAATCCACTTTTCGCAATTTCAAAGATACTACCAGGAATATCTTTAATGAAAAGGGCAGCAAGAGATTCAGGGCTTCAAAAGAAGCAGCAACTGAAAAACCAAGAACAGCTTATAGTTATTCCTCATACTCACAGCAGGAGGCACCAAACCTAAACCAGAATTGCAGGCGCCCTTCTGCacagagggatgggggaagaaaCAAGCCCAGTCACTctgaagaaattagaaagaatGCAAATTCGTATACATACAAGGCCAAGTCTGACTGCAGAGGCACCCATTCCACCAGAAGGGTTTGTTCAGGTATGTTTGAATGTGCTGAACAGGAATCCATTAGCCCTGTTAATAAGGCAAGTCCTGTTAGGATGAATGACTTTAAACAGCTGATTCACTGGTACTTACTGAATGAACTGGATACTTTTCACCACTGGAAAGAACTGGATCAGTTCATCAGTCCGTTTTTTCCGAATGGTGTCTTTAGACATGACCAGAAGCTCTTCGCCGACTTTGTTGATGATGTGAAAGGTTACCTTAAGAGCATAAAGGAGTATCAAGTAGAGGATGACAATTTGGAGAAGTTGGATGGATGTATATATAGACACTTTGGGCATGTTTTCGCCCTTCCATTCGGACCCAGGTCGGTTTACATAAAACCATGTTACTATAATAGCTTCTAA